In Haematobia irritans isolate KBUSLIRL chromosome 1, ASM5000362v1, whole genome shotgun sequence, a genomic segment contains:
- the LOC142222390 gene encoding COX assembly mitochondrial protein 2 homolog: MHTDLSPHLHTPHCNELIEALKRCHDENKFAKFVGICNDFDSAVVKCLKQERIARSAANRARARERQAELKRRINEQQ, from the exons ATGCACACAGATTTATCACCACATCTTCACACTCCCCATTGTAACGAATTGATTGAAGCATTAAAAAGGTGCCACGACGAA aataaatttgcaaaatttgtaggAATCTGCAACGATTTTGATAGTGCTGTTGTTAAGTGCCTAAAACAAGAACGTATTGCCCGATCGGCAGCCAATAGAGCTAGAGCACGTGAAAGACAAGCAGAGCTGAAGAGACGTATAAACGAACAAcaataa
- the LOC142222387 gene encoding uncharacterized protein LOC142222387 isoform X2: MMKISVTFLCILATYSLVCAKSLFEYNINPAYDLQAEESKSYSNFWPYIEYDKPHKREKHYGHHGPDLSDYYDDDSSDSDSHEYDGHWHGYGHGHGHGHGRHGKHEGSYGGVPPGHGGIPPGHGGIPPGHGGIPPGHGGIPPGHGGKPPGHNKPIKPPRFPPPPVTDEDFINPWMIVSSTSPEPIVPTSPLSATTTIAPTSSATKSDTPPSSTTNADGLIYDIDVRFGE; this comes from the exons ATGATGAAAATATCTGTAACG tttctGTGCATCTTAGCCACATATTCATTGGTGTGTGCTAAATCTTTATTCGAATACAA TATAAATCCGGCATATGACTTACAAGCTGAAGAATCGAAGAGTTATTCCAATTTTTGGCCGTATATTGAATATGATAAACCACATAAACGAGAGAAACATTATGGACACCATGGCCCAGATCTAAGCGATTACTATGATGATGACTCTTCCGATTCCGATAGTCATGAATATGATGGTCATTGGCATGGATATGGACATGGACATGGACACGGGCACGGACGGCATGGAAAACATGAAGGTTCTTATGGCGGAGTACCGCCAGGTCATGGTGGAATACCACCAGGTCATGGGGGTATACCACCAGGTCATGGTGGAATCCCGCCAGGTCATGGGGGTATACCACCAGGACATGGTGGTAAACCACCAGGCCACAATAAACCAA ttaaacCCCCACGTTTTCCCCCACCGCCTGTAACGGATGAAGATTTCATCAATCCCTGGATGATTGTTAGTTCTACATCTCCAGAGCCAATTGTTCCAACTTCACCTTTGTCAGCTACAACAACGATTGCCCCAACATCAAGTGCAACAAAATCCGACACGCCACCATCGTCTACAACTAATGCTGATGGTTTGATATATGATATTGATGTGCGTTTTggtgaataa
- the Bcs1 gene encoding mitochondrial chaperone BCS1: protein MFSELISSLSTNPYFGAGFGLFGVGAGAAILRKGLQGGLILFRRHLMITLEVPCRDKSYQWLLQWITARAARDTQHLSVETSFVQKETGKIKTKYDFIPSIGKHLMRYEGVWIQVERTREQQTLDLHMGVPWESVTLTAFGRNKQMYFNMLEEARLFALQATEGKTIMYTAMGPEWRPFGHPRRRRPLTSVVLDKSISERIVCDCKEFINNSQWYADRGIPYRRGYLLHGPPGCGKSSFITALAGELEYGICLLNLSERGLTDDRLNHLLNVAPEQSIILLEDIDAAFASREDVTQQKSAYEGLNRVTFSGLLNCLDGVASTEARIVFMTTNYIDRLDPALIRPGRVDVQEYVGHCSKFQLVEMFNRFYQYDNLSKENAEKFAESVLAVGKDVSPAQIQGYFMRHKMSHYTEVIANVDQIWNSGISR from the coding sequence ATGTTTAGCGAGCTCATTAGTAGTTTATCGACGAATCCCTATTTTGGGGCTGGTTTCGGTTTATTTGGTGTTGGAGCAGGTGCAGCTATTCTCCGCAAAGGTCTTCAAGGTGGTTTGATTTTATTTAGGCGCCACCTTATGATAACATTGGAAGTTCCTTGTCGCGATAAGTCCTATCAGTGGTTACTTCAGTGGATAACAGCTCGTGCGGCCCGTGATACCCAGCATTTGAGTGTGGAAACTTCATTTGTACAGAAGGAGACgggaaaaatcaaaacaaaatatgacTTCATACCTAGCATTGGAAAACATTTGATGCGCTATGAAGGCGTCTGGATACAAGTTGAACGCACAAGAGAACAACAGACCTTAGATTTACATATGGGTGTTCCATGGGAGTCGGTTACATTAACTGCATTCGGAAGAAACAAACAAATGTATTTCAATATGTTGGAGGAGGCACGATTATTTGCTTTGCAAGCTACTGAAGGCAAAACAATAATGTACACGGCAATGGGTCCTGAATGGAGACCGTTTGGTCATCCACGTCGACGACGCCCATTGACTTCTGTAGTCCTGGACAAAAGTATATCGGAGAGAATTGTATGTGATTGCAAAGAGTTCATCAACAATTCTCAATGGTATGCCGATAGAGGAATACCCTATAGAAGGGGCTATTTGTTACATGGTCCTCCTGGATGTGGAAAATCCAGCTTTATTACGGCATTGGCCGGTGAATTGGAATATGGTATTTGTCTTTTGAATTTGTCTGAAAGAGGATTAACAGACGATCGCCTTAACCACTTGCTAAATGTTGCTCCCGAGCAATCCATAATTCTACTTGAAGACATTGATGCTGCATTTGCATCTCGAGAGGATGTTACCCAACAAAAATCCGCTTATGAAGGACTGAATCGAGTAACGTTTAGTGGTTTATTAAATTGCCTAGATGGAGTTGCATCAACTGAAGCCCGTATAGTTTTTATGACAACGAATTATATCGATCGATTAGATCCTGCTTTAATTCGACCTGGTCGTGTTGATGTCCAGGAATATGTTGGTCATTGTTCAAAGTTCCAGTTAGTTGAAATGTTCAACCGATTTTATCAATATGATAATTTAAGTAAAGAGAATGCCGAGAAATTTGCTGAATCCGTATTAGCCGTCGGTAAGGACGTAAGTCCTGCCCAAATACAAGGATATTTTATGAGGCATAAAATGTCCCATTATACAGAGGTTATTGCAAATGTTGATCAAATCTGGAATAGTGGTATTAGTAGATAG
- the LOC142222391 gene encoding protein BCCIP homolog has product MSANKRKNLNAMEEDPSDSNSETDSDEEFDGPHPDAYTGNEEVQIDFEGRSPIDPDCHGISQLLQRVFLKAHVNTMQMADMIIAQNFVGSVICQCEGDMESDADDDMCEDGTIFGITTVLNITAKKDAPCIEQFRSFVVQKAEKHAPDAVLKHFRDVLGNEARPVGYLINERFINIPAQISIPLLESLYKEINGAKQKGMPFNFVYFLMIIKFYRKEAKKGKPKEDTYTNAEEELIAEKSVNSFEYSVSDECDMGMSGDWLEGDATLTPYRKVVLFDAKNLPELILDIQKYIHGQ; this is encoded by the exons ATGTCGgcaaataaacgaaaaaatttaaatgcaatGGAGGAAGATCCAAGTGATTCCAATTCTGAAACTGATAGCGATGAGGAGTTTGATGGGCCACATCCAGATGCATATACAGGAAACGAG GAAGTTCAAATAGATTTTGAAGGTCGGTCTCCCATAGATCCTGACTGCCATGGTATTTCCCAGTTACTTCAAAGAGTATTTCTAAAGGCTCATGTTAACACAATGCAAATGGCTGATATGATCATAG CTCAAAATTTTGTGGGTAGTGTTATTTGTCAATGTGAAGGCGATATGGAAAGCGATGCCGACGATGATATGTGTGAAGATGGAACTATATTTGGTATTACCACAGTTCTTAATATTACAGCTAAAAAGGATGCCCCCTGCATTGAACAATTTCGTTCATTTGTTGtacaaaaagctgaaaaacacGCCCCAGATGCAGTCctcaaacattttcgtgatgTATTGGGCAATGAGGCAAGGCCCGTAGGATATTTAATAAACGAACGTTTCATAAATATTCCTGCACAAATTTCGATACCATTGCTTGAGAGTCTGTATAAAGAAATCAATGGAGCAAAACAAAAAGGAATGCCCTTcaactttgtttattttcttatgaTCATAAAATTCTACCGTAAAGAAGCCAAGAAAGGCAAACCCAAAGAAGATACTTATACCAATGCCGAAGAAGAACTAATTGCTGAGAAATCTGTTAATTCATTTGAATATTCCGTATCCGATGAGTGTGATATGGGCATGTCAGGTGATTGGTTAGAAGGTGATGCTACATTGACTCCTTACCGTAAGGTGGTATTATTTGATGCTAAAAATTTGCCGGAACTTATACTTGATATACAGAAATATATACATGGACAATGA
- the LOC142222387 gene encoding uncharacterized protein LOC142222387 isoform X1: MMKISVTVIRCMFLCILATYSLVCAKSLFEYNINPAYDLQAEESKSYSNFWPYIEYDKPHKREKHYGHHGPDLSDYYDDDSSDSDSHEYDGHWHGYGHGHGHGHGRHGKHEGSYGGVPPGHGGIPPGHGGIPPGHGGIPPGHGGIPPGHGGKPPGHNKPIKPPRFPPPPVTDEDFINPWMIVSSTSPEPIVPTSPLSATTTIAPTSSATKSDTPPSSTTNADGLIYDIDVRFGE, encoded by the exons ATGATGAAAATATCTGTAACGGTAATTAGATGCATG tttctGTGCATCTTAGCCACATATTCATTGGTGTGTGCTAAATCTTTATTCGAATACAA TATAAATCCGGCATATGACTTACAAGCTGAAGAATCGAAGAGTTATTCCAATTTTTGGCCGTATATTGAATATGATAAACCACATAAACGAGAGAAACATTATGGACACCATGGCCCAGATCTAAGCGATTACTATGATGATGACTCTTCCGATTCCGATAGTCATGAATATGATGGTCATTGGCATGGATATGGACATGGACATGGACACGGGCACGGACGGCATGGAAAACATGAAGGTTCTTATGGCGGAGTACCGCCAGGTCATGGTGGAATACCACCAGGTCATGGGGGTATACCACCAGGTCATGGTGGAATCCCGCCAGGTCATGGGGGTATACCACCAGGACATGGTGGTAAACCACCAGGCCACAATAAACCAA ttaaacCCCCACGTTTTCCCCCACCGCCTGTAACGGATGAAGATTTCATCAATCCCTGGATGATTGTTAGTTCTACATCTCCAGAGCCAATTGTTCCAACTTCACCTTTGTCAGCTACAACAACGATTGCCCCAACATCAAGTGCAACAAAATCCGACACGCCACCATCGTCTACAACTAATGCTGATGGTTTGATATATGATATTGATGTGCGTTTTggtgaataa
- the LOC142222387 gene encoding uncharacterized protein LOC142222387 isoform X3, whose product MMKISVTVIRCMFLCILATYSLVCAKSLFEYNINPAYDLQAEESKSYSNFWPYIEYDKPHKREKHYGHHGPDLSDYYDDDSSDSDSHEYDGHWHGYGHGHGHGHGRHGKHEGSYGGVPPGHGGIPPGHGGIPPGHGGKPPGHNKPIKPPRFPPPPVTDEDFINPWMIVSSTSPEPIVPTSPLSATTTIAPTSSATKSDTPPSSTTNADGLIYDIDVRFGE is encoded by the exons ATGATGAAAATATCTGTAACGGTAATTAGATGCATG tttctGTGCATCTTAGCCACATATTCATTGGTGTGTGCTAAATCTTTATTCGAATACAA TATAAATCCGGCATATGACTTACAAGCTGAAGAATCGAAGAGTTATTCCAATTTTTGGCCGTATATTGAATATGATAAACCACATAAACGAGAGAAACATTATGGACACCATGGCCCAGATCTAAGCGATTACTATGATGATGACTCTTCCGATTCCGATAGTCATGAATATGATGGTCATTGGCATGGATATGGACATGGACATGGACACGGGCACGGACGGCATGGAAAACATGAAGGTTCTTATGGCGGAGTACCGCCAG GTCATGGTGGAATCCCGCCAGGTCATGGGGGTATACCACCAGGACATGGTGGTAAACCACCAGGCCACAATAAACCAA ttaaacCCCCACGTTTTCCCCCACCGCCTGTAACGGATGAAGATTTCATCAATCCCTGGATGATTGTTAGTTCTACATCTCCAGAGCCAATTGTTCCAACTTCACCTTTGTCAGCTACAACAACGATTGCCCCAACATCAAGTGCAACAAAATCCGACACGCCACCATCGTCTACAACTAATGCTGATGGTTTGATATATGATATTGATGTGCGTTTTggtgaataa
- the LOC142222387 gene encoding uncharacterized protein LOC142222387 isoform X5, producing the protein MMKISVTVIRCMFLCILATYSLVCAKSLFEYNINPAYDLQAEESKSYSNFWPYIEYDKPHKREKHYGHHGPDLSDYYDDDSSDSDSHEYDGHWHGYGHGHGHGHGRHGKHEGSYGGVPPGHGGIPPGHGGKPPGHNKPIKPPRFPPPPVTDEDFINPWMIVSSTSPEPIVPTSPLSATTTIAPTSSATKSDTPPSSTTNADGLIYDIDVRFGE; encoded by the exons ATGATGAAAATATCTGTAACGGTAATTAGATGCATG tttctGTGCATCTTAGCCACATATTCATTGGTGTGTGCTAAATCTTTATTCGAATACAA TATAAATCCGGCATATGACTTACAAGCTGAAGAATCGAAGAGTTATTCCAATTTTTGGCCGTATATTGAATATGATAAACCACATAAACGAGAGAAACATTATGGACACCATGGCCCAGATCTAAGCGATTACTATGATGATGACTCTTCCGATTCCGATAGTCATGAATATGATGGTCATTGGCATGGATATGGACATGGACATGGACACGGGCACGGACGGCATGGAAAACATGAAGGTTCTTATGGCGGAGTACCGCCAGGTCATGGTGGAATACCACCAG GACATGGTGGTAAACCACCAGGCCACAATAAACCAA ttaaacCCCCACGTTTTCCCCCACCGCCTGTAACGGATGAAGATTTCATCAATCCCTGGATGATTGTTAGTTCTACATCTCCAGAGCCAATTGTTCCAACTTCACCTTTGTCAGCTACAACAACGATTGCCCCAACATCAAGTGCAACAAAATCCGACACGCCACCATCGTCTACAACTAATGCTGATGGTTTGATATATGATATTGATGTGCGTTTTggtgaataa
- the LOC142222389 gene encoding protein Abitram, whose protein sequence is MQIDPLADYYFQHEPQTICGQEVKSITDEYDDNYPSVVDRFFTRYYYIKIGADQSPYQVLFHSNRICLICLAPEHPAFSKGVASINFDIGQTDRAKNTVKGKGKKGGMVLQHDSTLALLTTKSGEVYKIPSCVRSKLVEVNTKYSEHPESLMTAEEGAGYVAIVLPKPEHCEEIKASLMTQEQYNEHLKKASASLTSE, encoded by the coding sequence ATGCAGATTGATCCATTGGCTGACTATTATTTTCAACATGAACCACAAACAATTTGTGGGCAAGAAGTTAAGTCTATAACTGATGAGTATGACGACAACTACCCTTCTGTAGTGGATCGTTTTTTCACACGTTATTACTATATTAAAATAGGAGCTGATCAATCTCCATATCAAGTTCTCTTTCACTCCAATCGCATTTGTTTGATCTGTCTGGCCCCAGAGCATCCGGCTTTTAGCAAAGGCGTTGCTAGTATTAATTTCGATATTGGACAAAccgatcgggcgaaaaatactgTCAAAGGCAAAGGTAAAAAAGGCGGTATGGTATTGCAACATGATTCAACATTAGCCCTTTTGACAACTAAGTCTGGAGAGGTTTACAAAATTCCCAGTTGTGTGAGAAGTAAGCTCGTAGAGGTAAACACGAAATATTCCGAACATCCAGAAAGTCTAATGACAGCTGAAGAGGGAGCTGGTTATGTTGCTATTGTGCTACCTAAACCAGAACATTGTGAAGAGATTAAAGCTAGTCTAATGACACAGGAGCAGTACAATGAACATCTTAAGAAAGCTAGTGCGTCACTGACAagtgaataa
- the LOC142222387 gene encoding uncharacterized protein LOC142222387 isoform X4 has translation MMKISVTVIRCMFLCILATYSLVCAKSLFEYNINPAYDLQAEESKSYSNFWPYIEYDKPHKREKHYGHHGPDLSDYYDDDSSDSDSHEYDGHWHGYGHGHGHGHGRHGKHEGSYGGVPPGHGGIPPGHGGIPPGHGGKPPGHNKPIKPPRFPPPPVTDEDFINPWMIVSSTSPEPIVPTSPLSATTTIAPTSSATKSDTPPSSTTNADGLIYDIDVRFGE, from the exons ATGATGAAAATATCTGTAACGGTAATTAGATGCATG tttctGTGCATCTTAGCCACATATTCATTGGTGTGTGCTAAATCTTTATTCGAATACAA TATAAATCCGGCATATGACTTACAAGCTGAAGAATCGAAGAGTTATTCCAATTTTTGGCCGTATATTGAATATGATAAACCACATAAACGAGAGAAACATTATGGACACCATGGCCCAGATCTAAGCGATTACTATGATGATGACTCTTCCGATTCCGATAGTCATGAATATGATGGTCATTGGCATGGATATGGACATGGACATGGACACGGGCACGGACGGCATGGAAAACATGAAGGTTCTTATGGCGGAGTACCGCCAGGTCATGGTGGAATACCACCAGGTCATGGGGGTATACCACCAG GACATGGTGGTAAACCACCAGGCCACAATAAACCAA ttaaacCCCCACGTTTTCCCCCACCGCCTGTAACGGATGAAGATTTCATCAATCCCTGGATGATTGTTAGTTCTACATCTCCAGAGCCAATTGTTCCAACTTCACCTTTGTCAGCTACAACAACGATTGCCCCAACATCAAGTGCAACAAAATCCGACACGCCACCATCGTCTACAACTAATGCTGATGGTTTGATATATGATATTGATGTGCGTTTTggtgaataa